The Trypanosoma brucei brucei TREU927 chromosome 4, complete sequence genomic sequence AAGGTTCGTTGTAGAAGCACGCGTGCACGTCTCGCCCAATTGGTGAGAGAGCAGTAATGGCCGGATGCATTTGCCGTGAGTAACAACCCCAACAATGGATACAAAGGAGTTATTGTTCATCATCGAGGTGTGACAACAGTAGTGGTGCATATATTTGTCGGCCCCTCGGATATGGAAAAGGGATCAAACGGTGCCGCTGGCATTGGAGGTTTTGTTGGTAATTCCTTAGAAATATCTTGCTGAAATTTGTTGAAGTTATTGAGACAACTATCTTTTCTATGTTACCCTACTATTTCATGTATTGCTTACTGGTAACAACATAAAGTCCAATTTTTATCAACAGGGAAGTCAAGGACACCAAGGCAACGCAGCAACGTGGAAAAAGCTGGAGGAACTAATGGAAAGTCGACCCGATACCAAAGGAATGTGCCACGCGACAGTGGCAGCAACTGTTCCAGTATTATTCATGACGCTGATGAGGTGCGGCATGGCGCAAACAGTAACGGAACCGTCTTCGGACAAAGTAACAAACCTCTGTACAGAGGCCAAGTATACGGAATATTTGGCGAGTCGAATCGTAGCGGTAGCAGAGAGGCAGGAGCGCGAAATATCCGACATGCAAATTTATTCAGAGGCATGGAATCTCCTTGCCGCCAGCACAAACCAAACAGACAAGCGTGCCGCGACATATGCCCTTGCTACGTACATGTCCACCGCGGCGGAAACAGCAAGGCGGGCACACGCTGGGAAATACAAAGCAGCAGTGGCAACTGCGAAGTTGCTACACAGGAGGTCGGCGCTAACGCGTACGTTGCTAACGATGAGAATCCGGGGAAAGACAATAGTTGGAATAAGCAAAGAGGCCAACGGCATAGGAATATGCCCTGGTGAAGCAACACCAACATTAAGCGGCGACAGTAGTTGCGCGCACCGAACCAATGACAGCAACCAACCAGAAGGTATTGCTGTGAACTTGAAGGCAGCGACGCACATAAAATTGCTAAATAGCAGTGCACTAAGACCTCGGGGGTTAACCCATCTAGTTGagataaaagaaacgaagtGGCCAGCAAGCAGAGAAGCATTAGTCGAGAGGTGCGGGGGCTTGTTGGGAGGTGACCATTATGTTAAATTCGAAGCATCAACCACAGGAGAAGACAGCAAAATCATAGTAGAGCCGATTAAGATATTTGAGGGTGACGATGCGGAGAAAAACTGCGCTGTCGTACAGAAAGAATCTATGAAATCAGAAAAGGACAATGATCTACTGATCAACAAAATATGCACCTACATAACAATACTCGACCCGCAGATTATAACCATATCCAGTTTGACGCCTGCCATGTTAGCAAACACGAGCACAGTCCAAATGGCGTTCAAAAGCTTCGTTCATGCAGCAACCGGTAAAGCACCTAGCGACGGCGAAATCGAGTTGCAACTTAAGAGCCTTTACGGTGGGGACAAGCAAAACTTCACCAGAGACTTCGTAAAAATTCTGTGGACGAAGAACGTGACATACCACACGGGCGCAGGATTCAAAACTGAGACGCTCCTTGATGCGgttagaaacaaaaacgcacAGAGGGCTCTAATCTATCTGGAAGATCAAAGACCAGCAGAGGAGTCAAAACAGACACAAACGGACGAGAGTGAAATCAACGGCCCGGTCTGCGGAGGTGAGGGCCAAGAGGAGTGCAAAttggatgaaaagaaagacccGGAGAAACCGAACGGAACTCAAATGCGGAAATGGCCTAAAGCACTCCAGTGGATGATCACACGACAAGGAGGAAATTGCAAAACAATACAGCAAGAAGATTGTAAAGAAGACTGTACATGGGATGAGGGAGCTTGTGACGGCGCAGTTGGCATTTCTGCTTCGATGAATATTTCTCTGTTCAtggcatttttgcttctagcaTAAAAACTTATTGGAAATACTTTATTGTAGCAaacattaatttttttctggaaATATCTTAATGTAGTGGAATATGCATTTTTATGGAAAGATCTTATTATACGAAACCGTATCTTTGTTGAATTATCTTGGATAAATTTACATTCATCTTggaaatattttatacaattCTTAAATGTGCGTTTGTATTTCAACGCTTTTTGCAAACATGTGGAAATTTTGAgagatcttttttgttgttgtacaaATTTGATGTTTGAATGTAAAGTGATATGTTGATGGAGTGTCAAAAGTGGGTGCCATTAGGATTTTTACTATTATGGTTTATTCAATTAATTTTATGTTTACCTTtgaaaatgtaaatatatgcaAATCTTCTCCGGTGTTGTGGCCGGGGAGTATAATGTAGTATGGTAACGGTTTACGAATGagaaatgagtgctattctGAAATTTTCTGTTTCGGTTTATTTGGTGTATCGTATG encodes the following:
- a CDS encoding variant surface glycoprotein (VSG, atypical), putative is translated as MESRPDTKGMCHATVAATVPVLFMTLMRCGMAQTVTEPSSDKVTNLCTEAKYTEYLASRIVAVAERQEREISDMQIYSEAWNLLAASTNQTDKRAATYALATYMSTAAETARRAHAGKYKAAVATAKLLHRRSALTRTLLTMRIRGKTIVGISKEANGIGICPGEATPTLSGDSSCAHRTNDSNQPEGIAVNLKAATHIKLLNSSALRPRGLTHLVEIKETKWPASREALVERCGGLLGGDHYVKFEASTTGEDSKIIVEPIKIFEGDDAEKNCAVVQKESMKSEKDNDLLINKICTYITILDPQIITISSLTPAMLANTSTVQMAFKSFVHAATGKAPSDGEIELQLKSLYGGDKQNFTRDFVKILWTKNVTYHTGAGFKTETLLDAVRNKNAQRALIYLEDQRPAEESKQTQTDESEINGPVCGGEGQEECKLDEKKDPEKPNGTQMRKWPKALQWMITRQGGNCKTIQQEDCKEDCTWDEGACDGAVGISASMNISLFMAFLLLA